A region from the Hypomesus transpacificus isolate Combined female unplaced genomic scaffold, fHypTra1 scaffold_62, whole genome shotgun sequence genome encodes:
- the LOC124466070 gene encoding E3 ubiquitin-protein ligase TRIM39-like codes for MASSWSLLSEEQFLCSICLDVFNDPVSTPCGHNYCKACITHYWDVSDVYQCPVCKERFNKRPDLRVNTTLRELVEEFNMSMRWKKGYHAKPGEVCCDVCIGTKLKALKSCLVCLASYCETHLEPHQRVAALKKHKLIDPVENLEDRMCQKHDKLFELFCRTDQTCVCLMCVNTDHQAHVAVPIEEESRKRKAKMAVMMAEMNQMIKIRSRNVVEIQHSLEISRKDAHENIFDCRKAFTTLLRTIERSQAEVIEKIKEKQKAAEKKAEGFIKDLEQEITELQKKSSKLEKLSNTEDHLHLLQSFPSLSTPEHIKDWSEISVHSDVNKGILETAVSQLMKSLNEEMETFLENTTRLVQRYEVDVTLDPDTAHPKLILSEDGKQVKHGNLWNKLPDRGSNKQRFNRSLIVLGKQGFSSGRFYYEVQVEGKTKWDLGVARETVNRMSTVTLNPVDGYWTLLSLRNQNEYTANAGPGVSISLRQKPQKVGLFVDCAKGLVSFYDVEARSHIYSYTGCTFKGKLYPLFNPCLNDGGENSVPLIICPVTSYTF; via the coding sequence ATGGCCTCTTCCTGGAGTCTGCTGTCTGAAGAACAGTTCCTGTGTTCTATCTGTCTGGATGTGTTTAACGACCCAGTCTCTACTCCATGTGGCCACAACTACTGTAAGGCCTGCATCACACACTACTGGGATGTCAGTGACGTGTATCAGTGTCCCGTGTGTAAGGAAAGGTTCAACAAAAGACCTGACCTTCGTGTCAACACGACCCTCAGAGAGCTTGTGGAGGAATTTAATATGAGTATGAGATGGAAAAAGGGTTACCATGCCAAACCTGGAGAAGTGTGCTGTGATGTCTGCATTGGGACGAAGCTCAAGGCCCTgaagtcctgtctggtgtgtctggccTCTTACTGTGAGACTCACCTGGAGCCTCATCAGAGAGTTGCAGCCTTGAAGAAACACAAGCTGATCGACCCTGTGGAAaacctggaggacaggatgtGTCAGAAGCATGACAAACTGTTTGAACTCTTCTGTAGGACTGACCAGACATGTGTTTGTCTGATGTGCGTCAACACAGACCACCAGGCTCACGTTGCTGTCCCtatagaggaggagagtaggaaGAGGAAAGCTAAGATGGCCGTCATGATGGCCGAAATGAATCAGATGATAAAGATACGCTCTCGGAATGTGGTAGAAATCCAACATTCATTAGAGATCAGCAGGAAAGATGCAcatgaaaatatatttgattgCAGGAAGGCCTTCACAACTCTTTTGCGCACCATTGAGAGAAGCCAAGCTGAGGTGATTGAGAAGATTAAGGAGAAGCAGAAAGCAGCAGAGAAAAAGGCTGAAGGGTTCATTAAAGATCTGGAGCAGGAGATCACTGAGTTGCAGAAGAAAAGCTCTAAACTTGAGAAGCTTTCAAACACTGAggaccacctccacctgctccagagcTTCCCATCCCTGAGCACCCCTGAGCACATCAAGGACTGGTCTGAGATCAGTGTCCACAGTGATGTGAATAAGGGGATCCTAGAAACAGCTGTTTCTCAGCTGATGAAGAGTCTGAATGAAGAGATGGAGACATTTTTGGAAAATACGACGAGGCTTGTTCAGCGGTATGAAGTGGATGTGACTCTGGACCCTGATACAGCTCATCCCAAACTCATCCTGTCTGAGGATGGGAAACAAGTGAAACATGGAAACCTATGGAACAAACTTCCTGACAGAGGTTCCAATAAACAGAGGTTTAACCGGAGTCTCATTGTCCTAGGAAAGCAGGGCTTCTCCTCAGGGAGGTTCTACTATGAGGTGCAGGTTGAGGGGAAGACTAAGTGGGATCTGGGAGTGGCCAGAGAGACCGTCAACAGGATGTCAACCGTCACCCTGAACCCTGTGGACGGATACTGGACTCTACTGTCTTTGAGGAATCAAAATGAGTACACAGCTAATGCTGGACCTGgtgtctccatctccctgagACAGAAGCCCCAGAAGGTGGGGTTGTTTGTGGATTGCGCGAAGGGTCTGGTCTCCTTTTATGATGTGGAGGCCAGGTCTCATATCTACTCGTACACTGGCTGCACCTTCAAAGGAAAGCTATATCCATTATTTAATCCATGTCTTAATGACGGTGGTGAAAACTCTGTTCCTCTCATCATATGTCCTGTGACCTCATAcactttctaa